TGCTGGTGCCCGCATAGTGCATGGCACGCGTCCCGGCGCGCGCATGTTCCTGCAGATAATAGGGCCAGAATTCCCGGAAACGGGTAAAGGGCGCCACGGTCATCCTCTCTGTTTGGGATAGTCTAGCCCGGGCTTGCAGACCTGTTAAGCACGATGCGTCAAACCGTTCGCCGCTTCGGGGCGAAGAGGAAATAATCATAAGCGGCGCGTGCCGCCTCCGCCATGATCCGGTCGCGCGACACATGGCCCCTGCTGTCTTTCATCACAAAGACCGTGATGGCAAATCGGCGCCCGTCCGGCAGGTTGATGATACCGACATCATTGCCGATACCGTTGAGCGATCCGGTCTTGTGCGCAATCGCGGTACCGGGCGGCAACATGCCGGCCAGACGGGCCTTGCCGGTCTGGCAATGGCCCATGATGGTGAAGAGCAACTGGGTGCTTTCCGGTTTCAGCGCCCGGCCCGCCTCATAGGCGGCGAGCAGCGCCGTCATCGCCAGCGGGGTCGCCGTATCGCGCGGATCGAGCATGAAATCCATGTTCGGCAAATCGCGCACGTCGCGCTGCTGGATCAGGGGATCGGCCCGGCGAGCGGCATCCGCATTCTGACGGAATGTGCCGGTCAGCGGATGGATACCCATGGCGCGATAGAGAAGATGCGCGGTGTCGCTGTCGACGCGC
The sequence above is drawn from the Sphingobium sp. AP49 genome and encodes:
- the bla gene encoding class A beta-lactamase, with amino-acid sequence MPTYRDMSVIAAALGLFLAPLPSADAFGPPPRPPVQLTAEAHLLAEFDRFAALSDGTVGIAAMDLQTGEIQARNGDTLFPMASAYKVAVAGKILSLVDAGSLRLDDRLALDPALASEGGIAWMFSRPGSTLPVSQLLDLMLTRSDNNATDVLVARAGGPQAVNDWVAALGVHGLRVDSDTAHLLYRAMGIHPLTGTFRQNADAARRADPLIQQRDVRDLPNMDFMLDPRDTATPLAMTALLAAYEAGRALKPESTQLLFTIMGHCQTGKARLAGMLPPGTAIAHKTGSLNGIGNDVGIINLPDGRRFAITVFVMKDSRGHVSRDRIMAEAARAAYDYFLFAPKRRTV